ACGTGATCGTGCAGAAGTACCTGCACGACATGGATTCCTGGAACGCGATCTCCACCGAGGAGCAGGAGCGCGTCATCGGCCGCACCAAGCTCGACGACATCGAAATGGACGACGACGTCAAACCGCCCAATTCCCATGTCGCGCTGAACACCATCACGGACGAGAACGGCGACGAACGTCAGATCCTGCGGGTCAACATGCCGTTCGGCAGCCTCGGCGACGACGAGTTCGGCACCTACTTCATCGGGTACGCGGCCACGCCCTCGGTCACCGAGGAGATGCTGCGCAACATGTTCGTCGGCAAGCCCGAGGGCAACACCGACCGCATCCTCGACTTCTCGACGGCCGTCACCGGCGGCCTGTTCTTCTCCCCCACCGTCGAGTTCCTCGACAACCTCCCGCCGGCGCCGGGGATCCGGCAGGCCGGCACCGAAGACGCGAGCCCGTCTCCCGCCGCTGACGGATCACTCGGAATTGGCAGTCTGAGAAGGAGTTCCAACCGATGAACAACCTCTACCGCGGTCTCGCCCCGATCACCGACGCCGCCTGGGCGTCGATCGAGGAGGAGGCAACCCGAACCTTCAAGCGGCACATCGCGGGACGGACCGTCGTGGACGTCTCGGGCCCGCACGGCACCGACTTCTCCGCGGTCGGGCTCGGCCGCACCACGGCGATCGACGCCCCGGCCTCCGGTGTGCTGGCCCGCCAGCGCCGCGTCGCCCCGCTGGTCGAGCTGCGGGTGCCGTTCACGCTGTCCCGCGAGGAGATCGACAACGTCGAACGCGGCGCGCAGGACGCCGACTGGGACGCCGTCAAGGAGGCCGCGAAGAAGATCGCGTTCGCCGAGGACCGCGCGATCTTCGAGGGCTACGCCGCGGCCGGCATCGAAGGCATCCGCGCGAGCTCCTCGAACCCGCCGCTGCGCCTGCCCGAGGACGTCCGCGACGTGCCCGAGGTGATCAGCCAGGCGCTGTCGGAGCTGCGCCTGGCCGGCGTCGACGGCCCGTACTCGGTGCTGCTGAGCGCCGAGGCGTACACGCAGGTCAGCGAGACCTCCGATCACGGCTACCCGATCCGCGAGCACATCCGGCGGCTCATCGACGGCGACATCATCTGGGCGCCGGCGATCGACGGGGCGTTCGTGCTGACCACCCGCGGCGGCGATTTCGACCTGCAGATCGGACAGGATCTGTCGATCGGCTACCTGTCGCACGACTCCGAGACGGTCGACCTGTACTTCCAGGAGTCGCTGACGTTCCTCACCTACACGGGCGAGGCCTCGGTCGCGCTGTCGGCGCGATAGGACCGGCACGACGCCCGAGTCTTCACTCACACGGTGAAACGAGGGGTTGACAGCAGGCACGGGGCGAAGGCTAGCCTAATCTGCGTTACCGAACGGTGATGTAGGACCCGGTCGCACCGGGGTGTTAGGAGCAGCTTTCGTGATCGACGACCTGATCGAACTCGCACACACCCAGAACGTCGTGCTCGAGACGCTGCCCTGCCCCGACGGCCGCGACGAGTACGTCCTCGCCCGCACTGACACTGCGGCGACGATCCGGTTGTGGGTGCGGCCCGACGGGCGCTTCTCGCGGGCGCTCGGCGACGAGGGTGCGCTGAGCCTCGGCCAGGTCATGACCGTGTGCGGCCTCTCCTACTCCGCCCGCCGGGCAGCCACCCCGGCCGCCTGAGTTTCGACCCGAACGTGAAAGTCCCCGACCGGTTCGCACCGGGCGGGGACTTTCGTCGTCTCGGGGGTCGGCTCACATGGTGGCCGAGGCGCCGCGCCACGTGACCGCGACGCCGCGCTCCTCGAGCCACGCCGACGGGTCGACCTTCGCGCCGTTCGCGTTCCAGACCTCGAAGTGCAGGTGCGGACCGGTCGACTGGCCGCGATTGCCGACGGTCGCGATCTGCTGGCCCGCGACCACGTG
This genomic stretch from Prescottella soli harbors:
- a CDS encoding family 1 encapsulin nanocompartment shell protein, whose amino-acid sequence is MNNLYRGLAPITDAAWASIEEEATRTFKRHIAGRTVVDVSGPHGTDFSAVGLGRTTAIDAPASGVLARQRRVAPLVELRVPFTLSREEIDNVERGAQDADWDAVKEAAKKIAFAEDRAIFEGYAAAGIEGIRASSSNPPLRLPEDVRDVPEVISQALSELRLAGVDGPYSVLLSAEAYTQVSETSDHGYPIREHIRRLIDGDIIWAPAIDGAFVLTTRGGDFDLQIGQDLSIGYLSHDSETVDLYFQESLTFLTYTGEASVALSAR